The genomic stretch AAAAGCTATGAATAAATAAAGCTCATTCAGAAAAATGACAGACATTACAAGTGGCCTATGTATTGAGTTtctaaaaaatggtttaaaactATAAAAGAAACTATGAACGAATCCTAAAGatttgtattgttaaaacacTCCAGTGCCATTTTgatttaaagttttcatttaatGAAGCATGCCTTACCAGTAAATGACCGTCCTTATCATAGATAATGTTGCCGTTGTGGTAGTACTGCGTGGCGCGGCCTGTCAACAGCAGGTTAATGAGTGCAGGCACACAATCTTCGTTGTCGGCTAGCAGACGTACCTTGTCTGGATTCTCATGAATACCCATGTCCTCATATATCCTGCAGTTATAGTAAAACTGTTaacacatgttatataaatgGGACTCGTTCTGGGAAcaccaggggtggtattccagaagcatcttaagttaaattttatttttatccttaaattgggattttttcttaagtgttttaattcatactgcaatagttaagcatcgaaaattacatcaaaataacatcattatgtcaatgttatttgaggaaaaccaaaaaacatgcatgtctttattgagtcaagaaatacaaaacattgtattttttaacttaagtgaaaatatttaagaaatgacttaagaggtttctggaataccaccccaggctTCATGAATGttcctaaagtgtcatcccagattagcctgtgcacactgcacaggcttatcaaggagggcattttcaattttaaaggAATATTTCTTCTACAGGAGGTCTCTTCTAATACAAAATTCAGTGAAGGCAGAACAGGAACCAGTGAAGGCAGAACAGGAACCAGTGAAGGCAGAACAGGAACCAGTGAAGGCAGAACAGGAACCAGTGAAGGCAGAACAGGAACCAGTGAAGGCAGAACAGGAACCAGTGAAGGCAGAACAGGAACCAGTGAAGGCAGAACAGGAACTTCGTCCAATAAGTGTGTGAAAGACACACAGATGGACGGATCAAAAGAATTTAAGACAAACAATGAACAAATAGCATCCGTGGTGAATCAAGAATATCCCATCTACTTTTTTTTGTGGTATTAAAAGAATACAGGGTTAGTATTTAATACAGATTGTTTATTTCGCAAGGCTTAGCAAACCTAAACCACCAGCCTTTTCATGTTTTCATAAACTTATCTGTGTTTAAAATGTACTTAATATTCTATGATCCATCATTTACTGAAAAAGATAAGGTCCTTTCCTTGCAAACAAAGAAACGAAAACGGCTGAAGTTGCTTGAATATTAAAACATCAAAAGACGTCGAGAGAACAACATAATGATGTCATTGTTCTTCCCTTAACAACCATTTCCATGCTATGCTTAAATCAAGCTAAGTTTAAACAGCGGAAGTTTCATTGCAATGCAGTGACACTTCATTCACACAGTGCCCTTACTTTGGTATGGTCCTTGATAGGATGATGCTGTAGAGGAGTGTGATGCAGCCATTGGAGTTTTCATGCTCAAACTAAAAATCAGAAGAGAAACAGTAATTGGAACAGCAAAATACCTTAAGAGTCCAGAAACTAACAATAATAACTGTAAGTAAGTTACGATCTGTAATTCATTAGCTTTGATTTTTTAGAGTCGTTACTCAATTATGACAGTTAATTAAAACTGTCTCAGGTCGGATGGAAATTTCACCTGTTCACTATGATTGCAAACTGACCTGGGTAGTGGTGgattcaaattattttgaatcgCCTCTGAGAAagcatggcttaatgcatgtatgtaaagtgttgtcctagattagcctgtgcagtctgcacaggctaataaaggactacactttccgctgttacggtatttcttttataaaggcagtctcttcttagcaaaaatccagtttaggtggaaagtgttgtccctgattagcctctgcagacaatgaacatgcattaaatccctttttccAAGAGCAAATCAATAAAATTGAATACTGAGACAGTTAATGAGTTCCTTATGTGACTGAGTTGTCTCTGAGTGAATACTGAGACAGTTTATGAGTTCCTTACGTGACAGAGTTGTCTCTGAGTGAATACTGAGACAGTTTATGAGTTCCTTATGTGACTGAGTTGTCTCTGAGTGAATACTGAGACAGTTTATGAGTTCCTTACGTGACTGAGGTGTCTCTTCACAAACATCTCCAGGTCCACATACTTCTTGAACTCATACAGGTTAATCTGTGGAAACAAATGATGGAGACCATGGTATGGATTAGGATATTATATCAAACCTCAAAATCACATACAAGTGTAGAAACAAAATTGAGGAATGAAAACCTTCATAAGCACAGAGAAAATTAGGAGGCACCCAAGCAAAAAGTTGGAAACATTTGTAAAGCTACTAAGACTTATGCTTTAACGCTTAATTTTATGCTTATTAATATgctaaaaattgtattcttgttcaACTATCATTAGTAACGCTCATTGGGtaattgtcgacctgaaatggcttgaagtcaccaggggtgactagaagccgattcaagtcaccctggggtgacttcatgCCGACGCTAGTCACCTCAAGGTGAATAGAATCGGCTATTTGTCACCCCAGAGTGACATGaattggcttgaagtcaccctagggtgacaagaatcggcttctagtcacccctgggtgacttgtgggccattttaTGTCGACAAAGAACCAATGAGCCATTGTGACATATAACATTTCTGTGAGCCCACTCAAGCTTAAGTTTCACTATGGGACCTACTATTTCTGTATAACCAAAAAGGGCTAAGCAGCACTGTTAGAAATACCATTTGCATTTCTGTGAAACCATACAAGGTCACCACGGTCACACAGCACTATTAGACATACAATTTCTGTGAGACCATACAAAGTTAAAACACACAATAAGGTATACCATTTCTGTAAGACCACtaagaactagagctttgtcacagacgtgacctatacccccacatgatgcattgacacagactattttgcatgctgtcttcacaaaacaagagaatctaatttatggcgatttttaagaattattatgccattatcatttatggccatttttgacctttgaactcaaagtgtgaccttgaccttggagatattgacgtaattctttcgtgcgacacaccgtccaatgatggtgaacaaataattttaaaatctcacaatgaacgacatagttatggctcggacatgctcatttatggcaatttttgacctttgaactcagtgtgaccttgacattggagataaggacgtaattctttcgcgcaacacaccgtccaatgatgatgaacaaatgtgccaaatgatttgaaaatcccacaatgaacgacatagttatggcccggacaagctcatttattgccattttttacctttgaactcaaagtgtgaccttgaccttggagatatcgacgtaattatttcgcgcaacacactgtccaatgatggtgtacaaatgtgccaaatgattttaaaatctcacaatgaacgacatagttatggcccagacaagctcatttatggccatttttacaaGGTTACAGAACACAATAAAGCATATTATTTCTGTGAAACTGAACAAGGTTACACAGTACTATATGACATATCATTTCGGTGAGACTATACAAGGTTACACAATACTGATAGACATACCATTTCTGGGTTAGGCAAACCATTTTAGTGAGCTCATACAAGGTTGAACAGCACTATAACTAATACCATTGCTTGAGACCATACAAGAGTACACCACACCATACTTCATACCATTTTTGTGAGCTCTGTCATGGCAACAGAGCACTATAAACATACCATTTCTGTAAGCCCATCTTTACGGTAGGTGTAATCTGTGTCAAAAAAGGCGGAGTCTTGCAGCAGACACAGGCTGCACCTAGACTGGCAACCAGCCTGCCACAGTATCTCACAGATGGCAGAACACAGCGCTTTACGGCGCTCAAAATCTGATGGCTTTAAGGCACTACAAAAGGGGCAgattttacttaaatattgttCAAGAAGAAGGAAAGGGGATAATGGCTATACGCTAtcatcataaaaccagaatagcctgtgagccactagcagtctgttcaggttttatgatgattgctgcttatcagtatcttatggttggaaatgaagactttaaaaatTGAATGTATTTTGAAAGGTTTGTAATTGAATTGGATGTTGTAAGGGACTGCACATTtgtcaaagtgcgtatctgaaTGGTTATTGATTTAACATTTTCTGAGAAGagagtttcacaaacacatattaaGTACAGTGAATATTGACTatgtaatgaagtatgcaaatgCAATTTGAAAACAATGAAGATAATTAAATACCATACACTCTTTTGGAAATTCTAAGCAAAATTTTAAAAGacacatttaaaaacataatgtttACCCCAATTTGTGTGATTGTATTTCCTTCTTTACTAAATTATCAACAACAAGAGGGCTAAATTTGCTCACATGAGACCCCAAGAAAATAATCTGTTCTGAGAAGGTTAAATGACAATTCTTAAATGGGTAAAAGAGGTATGCACCAAAAACGGAAAAAGGCCAAACATTTTACCTTTAAATATGACCTTGAGCAAGAGGAAATTACTCATGCCTTAAAAACATAGTAATCCATTTATGGTCTTGGGAAaagtattgtcaagataaactttctgacaccaaatttcataaagaaattagTCATAAACAATGCAGATGAAGTGGGAACAAGTTTTTTCTAATTATTGACCTGGCgacctagtttttttttaagCTTAGGAGCCAGTTTCTAATTCAGCATagaaaatgtcaagataaacattctgaccaaatttcattaagataaagATTTTATTGAGATTAAGTCATAAATCTCTCTcaagtggtaacaaggtttttctaggtcctggtgacctagtttttctaCACATGTGATCCAGATTGGAAATGcgcctagatattgtccagataaacattttgaccacctttcataaAGTTAagatgaaaaatgtggcctctaaagtggtaACAAGCTATAAGTGTACAACACACATTGCAAATCGCAGGACAattgctcggctgcgggtgcagttttgaataaatgaaagcttgacagaatttttttgtttttttgtttgttttagaggtcacagtgaccttggcctttgacctagtgaccccaaaatgggtttggcgtgtagaactcatcaaggtgcatctacatatgaagtttaaaaagtgtaggttgaagcactttcattttagagccaatgttcaaaacctttacaaaccttgacacggacggcggacacgacgagctggctttgacaatacctcgggttttctccgaaaacagccgagctaaaaatcaagaaAACGTAACAGTTTCTGGCCCAGCCCTTGCTCAATACCTACTTTCTGGTGGCTAGACTAGAGGCGTACTGGCGTCCAAAAAGCAGGTGCTTTAGAAGGTAACCTTGGAAACACAGGATAAACGCTCTGGCACCATTCTGTAAGAATTTGCTGTCATGTTGAAAGGTATTATACTGAATTTAATGCTTCCTGTTtcaataaacatttcaaaatatgtcaatcatgtttaaatattttaaggtAAGTGATTCAACATTTTGATACAAAAGTTGCAAAAACTACAAACAAGTCAAAATGAGTATCTGAGTCTTAAAGGTTGAATCATAGGACAGGACAATCTTCACATGTGGAGGGCATGAAAAGCACAAAGATGTACTCACCCTGTGTGTTTGAAGACCGAAAGGGTATTTAGTGGACTCATCCTGGAAGATCAGGGCAGCCTTGCGCCAGTCACGGCTGAATGAGTGGATGGTGCTTCCCAGCGTTATCTTGCGTAGTGCCTAATGAGGAAAATTAGTGCCTTCAAGTAAATTtgtcaaatatttgaaaaatatccTTCTTCACGAAAAATATAGTGCAATTATCAAATGATAAACACAAATGAACACTTTTTAAAACCTTCAGAATATGTTTagaaaaatcattttttaaatatgtgttattgCTTTAATCATTTCTGCAAATATTTGCCATTTAAGACTTTGATAGGTTTTATTTTGATAACTCTCAGTATTTCTTATAATTTAAAGGTTTCCAATCAGATATGATGGTGTATTGAAACATCATTACAGAgctttaatgtgttttttaactttttttcttacaATAGGACAAGAATGAACTATAAATGTAGTTGAGCAGTAGATATTGCAAAATTGGTTTACTGAATACATAAAGGAAACTCTTTTTTCTTAAAGTCAACAATACTATGTCTGTTAGTGTTTTTAGTATAACAAATCTGTTGGTAAATACATATTCAGACATctgatgaaaaaaataaatgttgtattttttattttatttttattccctCCTCCTATGGCCTACCTCAACCTTaaattattgtaaacaaaaaaaaacaaatgaatggCCTTATTCACTATATAATTCTATATAAATCATGGGACCCTGGAACATGGCCATATATGAGCCTAAGGGCATGAGTTGAACGAACTAGTTAAGCACCGCCAGAAAATCTTACACACAAGATATTTAAGCCCTTACCCTTGTGGTTTTAGAGGTATttgattttttctttgaaaaacaaattgtTCAAAGGTTAATAAagatagaaaaaaataaacagacGGACCTAGTGCACCTAATGCACTGATGGATGACGGACACAATGGCATCCTAAAAGCTCCCCATGAGAACTATGAACTCTAGGGAGCTAAAATGAAGAAGTTTGTCATGTGACGTACTATTGCTGTTTCCTTGGTGATGGGAGTTCCACCAATCATTGACCTTGCCCGCGCAGACTTGGTTGGCACATTGGGTATAATGACAGTGTCTGAAAGAAGGTTTTGGCCAAATtctattgcaatattgaaaatcaTTCAAACAAATGCTGAGAGCATAGAAAGTATGTTGGTGAGAAAGAGAAACAAGGTATACAAAAACTACAAGACAAACTTCTTTGTTTTAAGCAATTTAATTTCTGTATTGCCATCTTCTGTATGCCGAATCAAACAACTTATTTATATTATCACTTTTTTTCATATCTCGGAAGATAATAAtaacaagggatgtttgtaaaacatgcatgctccccatatgggctctccattgtagtgacagccattgtgtgaatatgttttttgtcactgtgaccttgacctttgacctagtgacctgaaaatcaatagaggtcatctgccagtcatgatcaatgtacctttgaagtttcatgatcctagccataagcgttcttcagttatcatccggaaaccattttactatttcgggtcactgtgacctagacctttgacctagtgacctgaaaatcaataggggtcatctgcgagtcatgatcaatctacctatcaagtttcatgatcctaggaataagcgttcttcagttatcatccggtaaccattttactattttgggtcaccgtgaacttgacctttgacctagtgacctgaaaatcaataggggtcatatgcgagtcatgatcaatgtacctatgaagtttcatgatcgtagccattagcattcttgagttatcatccggaaaccattttactatttcgggtcaccgtgaccttgacctttgatatagtgatcTGAATATCAAtaggtcaactgcgagtcatgatcaatctacctatcaagtttcatgatcctaggcataagcgttcttgagttatcatccggaaaccattttactatttcgggtcaccgtgaccttgacctttgacctttgacctagtgacctgaaaatcaacaggggtcatctgcgagtcatgatctatgttcctatgaagtttcatgatcctaggcataagcgttcttgagttatcatccggaaaccattctactattttgggtcaccgtgacctttgacctttgacctgaaaattaataggggtcatctgcgagtcatgatcaatgttcctatgaagtttcatgatcctaggcataagcgttcttgagttatcatccggaaaccatattactatttcaggtcaccatgaccttgacctttgacctagtgacctgaaaatcaataggggtcatctgccagccattatgaatctacctatcaagtttca from Dreissena polymorpha isolate Duluth1 chromosome 10, UMN_Dpol_1.0, whole genome shotgun sequence encodes the following:
- the LOC127847567 gene encoding inactive ubiquitin carboxyl-terminal hydrolase MINDY-4B-like isoform X2, whose protein sequence is MSEASTKAVGEDPAKTDRDNLDRLLKIFNGGTGVNLGVDDNDRRVTINDTKPLSSTLLPQRVKTFYMDPRIDMLTRRDTVIIPNVPTKSARARSMIGGTPITKETAIALRKITLGSTIHSFSRDWRKAALIFQDESTKYPFGLQTHRNGARAFILCFQGYLLKHLLFGRQYASSLATRNALKPSDFERRKALCSAICEILWQAGCQSRCSLCLLQDSAFFDTDYTYRKDGLTEMINLYEFKKYVDLEMFVKRHLSHFEHENSNGCITLLYSIILSRTIPKIYEDMGIHENPDKVRLLADNEDCVPALINLLLTGRATQYYHNGNIIYDKDGHLLPHPLPGLKERSQIGMLFFDKNEDDDERTEVGSMLKTPKSPIWLTLVNNQWGLLFSNNHDLVSDWRVEHHFTLYYYTGLLQNTYTVINIETLRLPKDKHEKNPDEDWGHTRYNRRFRVKTAVARKIEEEKIPPLERCILTKWYGANVDWNGVHPFV
- the LOC127847567 gene encoding inactive ubiquitin carboxyl-terminal hydrolase MINDY-4B-like isoform X1, with the translated sequence MSEASTKAVGEDPAKTDRDNLDRLLKIFNGGTGVNLGSPVRLPEHGRRRVTINDTKPLSSTLLPQRVKTFYMDPRIDMLTRRDTVIIPNVPTKSARARSMIGGTPITKETAIALRKITLGSTIHSFSRDWRKAALIFQDESTKYPFGLQTHRNGARAFILCFQGYLLKHLLFGRQYASSLATRNALKPSDFERRKALCSAICEILWQAGCQSRCSLCLLQDSAFFDTDYTYRKDGLTEMINLYEFKKYVDLEMFVKRHLSHFEHENSNGCITLLYSIILSRTIPKIYEDMGIHENPDKVRLLADNEDCVPALINLLLTGRATQYYHNGNIIYDKDGHLLPHPLPGLKERSQIGMLFFDKNEDDDERTEVGSMLKTPKSPIWLTLVNNQWGLLFSNNHDLVSDWRVEHHFTLYYYTGLLQNTYTVINIETLRLPKDKHEKNPDEDWGHTRYNRRFRVKTAVARKIEEEKIPPLERCILTKWYGANVDWNGVHPFV